Genomic segment of Poecile atricapillus isolate bPoeAtr1 chromosome 25, bPoeAtr1.hap1, whole genome shotgun sequence:
GAGTGGGTTACGGTGGGGCTGCTcaggggcaggggctggcaaCGAGGCAGCGCTTGTGTCTCCGCACCGGCTTCCCAGCGATGTCTCGAGTGAATGCTGCGGTGAGGCAGGGTcgggctgcaggggctgctgcgATGGGGAGAGGCAGCTGGAGGGGGGAGCAGGGAGTCAGCTGAGTTAGGGGGCGAGGGTAGAGGAAGGCAGGGCATGCCTCTGCTAATTGCAGTGCTTAGTAATATTAATTATGGATCTCACTTAATAACGGCTGACGATTGACAGTCGCCTGCGCCGTGTGCAGCCgccccgggccgggcgggccggTGCTGCCACCCGCTGGTGTCCGTGACGCCCTCGGGCTTCGGCCCGGCTGCAGCGCCCGCCTGGCAGCTCGTCTCCTCTGCTCCCGCAGGCTGTAATGTAGCAGATCCTGCGATGTCCGCGGCTCCGCAGCTTGGCCCAGGGTCCAACCCGCTGCCGAACCTAAGCGAGAGCAGTGCTTCCGGCGTaccccatggtgctgcccctGGCTTGCGGTCAGAGGCTGCGGGAGGTGGAGGCGGCGGAACAGGGAAGCAGCCTTCACAGTTTGTTTACGTCTTCACAACGCACCTTGCTAACACGTAAGCGGTAAACCCCATGCCTCCCCCACCAGTATTGGCTGGCCTTGCCACACCTGGCCAGCCTTGTCACACCTGCCTGCTGCATGCAGCACAAGAGAGCGGGAGAAACCTCTCTCTGGTTGCACAGAGTGGGAAACCCCTGGAGTTCATGGGGTATGCTGGCAGCCGCTGCAGGTGGGCAAACTTAGACTGAAATTCCCATTTACTCCCAGTGAGTCCTGGCTCTGCACTCTGTTTCACCCACTGTAGAGCTCATCTAGGCGGCATCCAACAAAATGATTCACCCAAAGCAATGTGGGCCGCTGGTCTGATTCAGAAGTATCTAAAGGGTGGGTGTCACAGGGAGTGTAATGTAACACATGGTATTCTCCACACAATTCCTCTCTTCTGTCCCGCACTGTCTCAGCCAGAGAGCCTTAGCAGTTAGTATAGTGTGTTTAGCATAGTCTGTTTAGTTTTAGAGCTCTGCTGTACCACAGGTGCAGTGTGGGAGATCCCAGAGCATCTTGCTGACAACTTAGTGGCAGCAGGCAAAAGCAAAGCCTGTCACAGGACATGCAGAGAGGGAAATTGAATGGCAAGTGATCATCTGTTGGAGATCCTCACTGGGGACTGTGCAGGACAGATGGGAGGACTCTGAGATCATTCCCCCTTCTTAGTTGCCTCCAGAGATTTCCTTCTTCCTGCAGAACTGAAGAATGGAGGTGGCAACTAGGGCCTTGGATGAGTAGGATGGGGCACAGTGCCTGTTCTCAAGTGATTTGTGCtctctccccagagctgcagaagcTGTCCTGCAGGGCCGAGCTGACTCCATTCTGGCCTACCATCAACAGAATGTCCCACGGGCAAAACTAGACCAGGTATACCACCCGTGAACCAATTGTTCCTGTTGGCACATGCTGCCAACTATTACCCTTCCTGTCTGATGTGGCCATTCTCCACAATCCCCTGGCTCAGCTGTGAAAGAAGGGGTTACCGGAATGCCCTTTCAGTGAGGTGGGAAGCTGCTTTGCTGCAAAATCTCTTTGGCACAAGTCCTTGCTGTTGTCAGCTGCAGAAAGTTTGGGATGGGGCATGGCATGTTCCCCTGCAGCCACATGTGCGGAGTACCTGCTTGTGCATTCCTAGATCATGTAGTcatatctacattttttttcttgcaaggAATGAAGGTGAACTTCCATGAGGCTTCATTTTGGGACAGAGAGGTCTCCTGCAGGGTGCAGGGAAGAATACCTTTCTAGGATCTTTTCCTGCTTAagtttcttccccttttctctgccagGCACCACCTGCTCCTAAAGCGCTGGGGGTTGCTGAGCCACTTCCAATTAACCCTCCTGCTGCCAACACTCCACAGTCCCAGCCACTGGTCCCTCAAGCAAGTCAACCACAGCCGCAGCCTCCCCCACCACAGCCTCCAGCCCCACCACCACAGGCCATCAGTCAAACACCTTTGCCTGCACCCAGCAGCCTGCCCCAGGAAGGGACAAGTGAAGATGGTCGGAGAGATCTGACTCCCAATTCTTTGGGGAACAATAGCAGCAACAATCAGCCTGGAAGTAACCATCCAAATACGCCCACTGCATCTGCCAGCACCATGCAGCCTGGACAAGTGGATTCCTCCACCacacccagctccagcctccttGTAGAGGGCCCAGGGATGCCGGGGAATGGGCAGGCAGGCCTGGGCCCCAGGAACACCATGAACTCAGAAGGGCTCTcaaaggagcagctggagcaccGAGAGCGCTCTCTGCAGACCCTGAGAGACATTGAGCGTCTGCTGCTGCGCAGTGGGGAGGCCGAGCCCTTCCTGAAGTCCAGCCAAAATGCAGGTGAGGGGGGGACTGCCTCTCAGCCACAGGTTGCCCAGCCCCCTGCGCCCCCTGCCAGCATGAAGAAGTATGAAGAGCCTCTGCAGTCCATGATCTCCCAGACCCAGAGCCTTGGTGGGTCCGGCCTGGAACATGAAGTGCCCCACCATCCTGGCGCTGACATGGGACAGCAGATGAACATGATGATGCAGCGGCTGAACCAGGACAGCCTGACACCAGAGCAAGTGGCCTGGAGGAAGTTGCAGGAAGAGTACTACGAGGAAAAGCGACGGAAAGAGGAGCAGATCAGCATCCATGGCCGGCCCATGCAGGAGATCATGATTCCACAGTCAATGGGCAGTATGATGATGCGTGGGCCACCACCACCCTACCACAGCAAGCCTGGAGAGCAGTGGCCACCAGGGATGGGCAGCCAGCTGCGAGGACCCATAGATGTGCAGGACCCTCTGCAACTGCGGGGAGGGCCACCCTTCCCTGGGCCACGGTTCCCTGGGAATCAAATGCAGAGAGTGTCTGGCTTTGGAGGGATGCAGAATATGCCCTTGGATGCTCTTGGGCCCATGAATGCCATGCAGAGGCCAGTCAGGCCCGGCATGGGATGGAGCGATGATATGTCTCCTATGGGAGGCCCTGGGAACTTTCCACAAGGCACCTTGCCCTACCCACCAGGGCAAGGGGACCCAGAAAGGTTTATGAATCCCCGTGCCAGAGAGGAGATCCTGCGGCATCAGCTCATGGAGAAACGCCCAGTGGCAATGCAGAGGTCCATGGGGATATCCAGCAACTCTATGAGCCAGGGCATGGAAATGGAGAGGATGATGCAGGCTCATAGGCAGATGGATCCATCCATGTTTGCTGGGCAGATAACGGGTGAGAGCCTGAGCAGTGCCCCAGTGGGAATGGATTTTGCAGGCACTCGGGGGATGCTGAGCCCCCCAATGAGTCAGTCAGGCCTTCGGGACATGGACACACCCATGGGCCCTGGCAACCTCAACATGAACATGAATGTCAATATGAACATGAACATGAACCTCAATGTCCAGATGACCCCACAGCAACAGATGATGATGTCGCAGAAGATGAGGGGCCCTGAAATGATGACCCACCAGGGCATGAACCCTGACGAGCTGGCCAGGGTTAGAGCTCAGAATGGCAATGGCAGTGCAATACTAACAGGACCCCAGAAAATGATGATTCCCTCACAGTTCCCTAACCAAGGACAGCAAGGCTTCTCAACTGGGCAAGGGTCTTACCCCAACCTGCCCCAGGAGATGGGCAGTGGCTCAGACATGTtcagccctgagcagggcacTATGCCCGTTGGGAGCATCAGTGGCACCACCAGACTCAGCCATATTCCTCTGCCTCCGGCCTCCAATCCCACACCCACACCAGGGGGAAACCTGGCCAACATGCACCCAGCACCTTCCCGGGGACTGGGCCGCCGGCCCTCTGACCTCACGATCAACATCAACCAGATTAATTCCCCCAGTATGGGTCACCTCAAGTCTCCCACCCTTAGCCAGGTGCATTCGCCACTGGTCACCTCCCCATCTGCCAATCTCAAGTCCCCACAGACACCCTCACAGATGGTGAGCATGCCACCTTCAAACCAGTCTGGACCCCTTAAGTCCCCCCAAGTGATGAGTTCCTCTCTCAACGTCCGGTCTCCAACTGGCTCACCAAGCCGCCTGAAGTCCCCTTCTTTGGCTGTTTCTTCCCCTGGTTGGGTGCCATCTCCCAAAGCCACCATGCCCAGCCCAGGAGTCAACCAGAGCAAGCAGTCTCTCAATATGAACTCATCTGCTTCCATCGGAGCACTGGATCAGGGTACGCTGGGTGTCTTGTATGCGAGTGCATGTCTGTGCTTGGTTTTGGTGAGTGTGTGGACAGGGTTTCTCTCCAGCCCACAAGCTCTCTCTGGAGCAGGAAGACATGTGTTCCTGTGCCTGGCTCCGCATCTCACAGGGCAAGTATTTTTTCCCAGGAGTCCAAACAGGGCTTTTTCAGGTAGATCTGTAACACAGGCAGCAAAcgctgtgtctgtgctgggcaGTCAGGGGCAGGTTTAAGTGAAagtctgtcactgctctggACTAGGGTCTCTGCATGAGCCTTCTCAGAGTCCAGAGAGTGCTGGActgtgccagctctgtgctttgcagcctcctctggtcactgctgtcagaaggtgaGGACAGGGTTGTTCTCTGGTGGGAGCAAGCCACAGTGTGTGAACAATACTAAGTTGATCTTTCTCTTGCTTGCAGGTTCTCTCCCATCTGGGCCCCGGAGCAGCTCTTCCGCACCAGCCAGCAACACCTCTAGCACCATGAATCCGAACATGCCTTTTACTTCCTCTCCAGATCCATCCCCTTCCCAGAACCCCCTCTCACTGATGATGTCTCAGATGTCCAAGTATGCCATGCCCAGCTCCACACCACTTTACCACAATGCCATCAAAACCATCGCCACCTCTGATGATGAGCTGCTGCCAGACAGGCCTATGCTCCCACCTGGAAGTATGTCAGGTATCTGCTTCTGGAGGTGGGCTTGCGAGGGGTCAGACTGTCTTGTGGCTACCAGTGGACATGAGGCAGCAGGTGGCGGAGGTATTAAAAACTGATCTCCCCATGACTGCCATGTCACATATCTTAAATTTCCCCTTGTTTGTAATAGTCTGTGCACTTCCTTGCCTCTGCCCAGGCTGTCCATCAGCTTTTGGCTTGGGTGGAAGGGCATGAGCTGGTCTGGCTTAAGGAGTCCTTCTTCCACAAGACCTGGAAGTTTTTTACCTTTACCGATGTAGATGTATTGGGCCTGAGTTTTCATGGCTCCTGGAGTTTTCTCTGGTCCAGGACTTGGAGGCAGAGGTCTGCTGCTTAGAGCCCTTGTGTTCCTGTGCagtgggacagggatgctcTAAATGGGGCTTGGGAGTCTGGTGTTTTGAGTGGTGCCCAAGTGCCTACATAGGCAAGGCTGTGTTGTAGCACAGTTGTGATTTCAGTACGCCAGATATGCTCCACTAATTAGTGGCACTGAGGTGAGGACATGTAGGCAAATGAGTGTTTTTTGTCACGCGGTGACCAGCCCAAAGGGAAATTCCAACATGCTCTACCACTTGACTTAGGGGTTTAAAGCTGtctgataaatatttttggcaATTTTGAATATGAAAAATCATCTTTTTGACTCTTTCACCACTGAGCAGTCATTTAGGTTGACCGCAGGCATGCAAATGCATTGGCTGCCTCTCCAGGCACTGAtggctgctctgcttttctgaTGGACACAGGCCTTCCCACCCAGACagcacctgtgccaggctgctgactcttctgcttttttcttcctcagcacCCAAGGTTGTGTGGTCACTGGAGCTTGCTGGGTGGCAAACCCTGTGGCAGACAGTGGTTAAGGGTCACTCCTTGCTGTCTTTCAGGCAGCTGAGAGCCCTGATGATGAGACCATGGTGTAGGGCACACACTGAGCCAGCCATGACTCTAAAATCAGGGGAATGTTAAGAAATTACAAATCTAGCATGGGTCTGGAAGAAGCTGAAAGAGCTCTCTGGTGCTTGTGGGCTTGGGGAGCTGGAGATGGAGCACTTTCCTGGTGTTGGTGCTTTGTAAGCCCATCTTGGAGCTGCTTACTGAGCATCACACTCCATGCTCAGGGCAGTCTGAGCAGGACTGCTTGGCAGGCTTTCAGGATGTGAAGTTTGCAACCCTGAAAGGTTTGTGGGAAGGGTTaactcttctctctttttcctgtctttagGCGTGACGGGCAATCAGCCAAATCAACTGCACTTGAACTCTGTGGGGCCTGGATCCTCTCAGAGCCCCATGGGAATGAACCTGCCCGGTCAGCAGCCTCTTTCCCACGAACCGCCCCCCACCTCCATGATGTCCTCCCCAAACCCTCTAGGCTCCAACATTCCTATGCATCCAAGTGGGCCAGGGGTGGGCGtgcccccccagaaccccatgATGCTGCCCCCGGGTCCGCAGGACTCAttgagccagcagtgtggccCTGTGCCCAACAGTTCACAGATGATTCCTTCTAACCAGCTCGTGTTCCCCCGCATGCAGCAGCCCCACAATGCCATGCCATCTCCTGCCGGGGGCATGCCCATGGCCGCCAGTGCGGGAGGTGGccctgggatgcagcagcaTTACCCACCAGGGATGCCCATGCCACCTGAGGACCTtccctcccagcagcctggccaGATGCCCCCTCAGCAGCACATGATGGGCAAGAACATCCCTCCTCGGATTGGTGACCCCTACCCACCCGTGCTTCCTGGGGTGGCGTCGGTGCTGAACGACCCCGAGCTCAGTGAGGTCATCCGCCCCACGCCCACGGGGATCCCGGAGTTTGACCTGTCCAGGATCATCCCATCAGAGAAGCCAAGCAGCACCTTGCAGTATTTCCCCAAGAGTGACAGCCAGGCACCCAAATCTCAGCCTTCCAACCTCCACCTCATGAACCTGCAGAACATGATGGCTGAGCAGCCCTCTGTGCGTCCAGGTATGAATGCTCCCAGCCTTCCCGGGCAGCAGGGCATGCAGAGGGGACTCAGCATGCCCATGTGCCATCCTGGACAAGTGCCCATGCTGGGAAGGACAGGCATACCGCCCCAGCAAGGCATGATGGGCAACAGCATGCACCAAGGCATGATGTCTCCACAGCAGAGCCTGATGGCCCAGCAGAATTTCATGCTGATGCAGGCCAAGCAGAGAAGCATGTCTGTGTCGGGAGAGATGTATGCCCAGACAGGACATATGATGTCACCTCAGGGCTCTCTCATGGGGCCCCCGCCTCAGCAGAACCTCATGGTCACGCACCAgatgaggcagaggagtgtcTCCCTGGACAGCCAGATGAGTTACATCCCTGGGCCTGGGAACATGGCAAACTTGCCTTTTTAACCCTGACtggtgctcagggctggggaggggatggggctgcccctacaaacatttttaaacctTTCTATGGGGGCGAGTTGGGGGCCAGTGCCAGCGGAGGACACCATGTGGGATGCTTTTCATATCGGATTCGCCTCTACACAGCAAACCAGATGTGCAGTAAACTTGATGTGAAttgggtttctttttcctttcgtttttggggaaggggagggtGGAGAGGCTGGGAGTGGGGCTGTTACTTTGAATCCTGCGTGGTGACCAGGGACATCCAGACCTTGTGGCAGTTTGTAAAGTTTTCACTTACAGTTTTCTTTGGCCAAGTGTTTTCCTtgccctttttcccccccccctctattttttttgtccttcgTTTTTAAGCAACCAAAATGTGCAAGAGGGTTTTTGGAACTAGCTGTAAATAGGTCGCTGGGAAAGGCAAaatttgtgctggtttttaattgttctgtatttctgtgttttaataGAAGCctcaaaacatgttttaaaaaacagaaagaaaaaaaacatgctAAAGGCAACAGTGTAAAAGGATTGAAATCTCTCCTTGGGGGAGGCAGGAGGATCCCCAGGGTGCACAGGGTGTTGAGAGATCCCATTATAGAGTGACTCTGTCAGACCTGTGTTCACCCATCTGAAAGGTTTTGCATGTGTGGGAGAGGGGGTGGTGCAGTGTCATGCAGATCTCAGGTCCTGTGGGTACATGGATACTATGCCGAGTACACAGGCATAACCACTGACCAAGGGCCACTGTGGGGGTGTGGGGGCAGGGCGAGCTGTAGCCCAGTGAAATGCTACTGGAGCGGTGCTCGTCTGGCAGGGCAGAGGCCATAGCTTTACAGGATGcggctgttgctgctctctgggatGGGAAGGATGCTGGCCCTTCAGCTGGAGAAGCATCAAGAATCTGGGCTTTGCAGATGTTAACATGCTGGACCTGAAGGTCTTAACCAGCTCTGTCAACTCTActcccttctctttccttcatGCTGTGTCTCCTGTAGGCAAGGTGCTGTGGTGTGTAGGGACAGATGGGCTTTTAGGTGAGTGATGTGGTGCATTCCAGTGCTTCCAGGAGAGGCTATCTGGGAACCCTGATCTTCTGCAGCCTTCCTACACCAGTCTCTTAGCCATCCATTACCCTTCACCACTGTGTCACACTCCCCCGCCAATGAATGCTTTCCCAGGTTTTCCTTGTGCTTGTCAGTCCTTCATCTGTAGAGTTTTGCAGGCAGTCTTCACTCCATCATAACCTGAGCTACTGtcagcagccctgccctgtggcACAGGAGAGGTCCAGCTCTGGAAGAGGACCTGTCCCTGAGTGCAATACTCTACCTCAGCATTCAGTGTCAGCAGCATGGCCATCCTGTGCTTCAGACAGAAGCGGCCAAAGTTGAGGGCCAGTCTCTAATTCCTAGGCTGGCAGAAGTGTGCCATTTGGACAACTCTGTTTTTTCTGGATGTACTCCACCCTCTCCATCCTGTACTCCATAAGGTCTTCCTGCATGCAGCCCTGATGGTCCTCCCCATGTTTTTTCACAGAGGGGAATGGGGCATGATGCACACACGTTTCTGCACACATCACAGTATCTCTGGACCTCTTTGGGGACTTGCAATTCTAGCATCCAGTGGTGAACCTGGAGCACACAATTGCTGGAGGAACACTTCCTGGAGGATTATCTCTGTAGAGCCAGACTAAACACACTACCTCTCTTATAACAGAGCTCACCTTTCCCAACTTGGTGTTGCAGGGAGGAGAGGGCTTTGGAAAGGGTGACTGCCCTTTGTAGTGAGTGAACAGTAACACTTTTTACTAGGTTGCAAGCTGTTTGGAAAGGCTGGTGGGTGTTGCAATGTCAGCTGTCTTGATCCAATCTGTGAGGTGATGGAATCATAAAGTCTAGTTAGGAATGCATTGAAGCTTTGGGGCATTTTGTAGTGAACAGTGCTGGATAAGAACACTGGGTTTGGATCTGAGGAAGGATCTTGCTGTAGTCTCCTGCTTTGTAGGGGTTTGTTGTCTACAATGTGAGCAAGTAACATTTTTTGAGGTGGTAAAACAGGAACAATCATGAGAAGTTCTCCTTCCTGCTGTGGCAGTTGGAGCAGAAGAATAATCTTCAGCCCAGGCTTTGGACTTGGCATGTTAGCTGGTTGGATTCTCAATCCTTTCAGTGTGTGTTTGATGCAGGAGGATGTGGCTCAAACAGATGTAGCTCTTTCTAAGCTTGACTTGCCTGAAAGGCTGTAGCTTCTCTTAGCTGCACTTCAGGGTGCTGGCTGCTGGTAGCTTCTCATAAACATCCAAATACCAATTACAGTCTCAAACTTTGTTCATCACCCACCAGCAAGTCTTGGCTAATTTGAAGCCATAACATTTTCTATAtggaagtttttttgtttgcctgtAGATAGCTGTTGTTTTAGCCTGGTTGAGATCTCCATGTCTTTGTACTTTCCCTGTTGTCCCTTTTGCCCAGCCCAACACAGAAGTTGCCTGGGGCTTGCAGTCCTCACTCTGTTAGCAGCGGATTGTCCCTGTATCAGCAGGAGCCTGCAGGCTTGTGGCATGTGCCATGCCGCGTTCAGGAGACTGATGTTCAGAGGGACATAGCAGTGTGATGCTATTTCCACCTGGCAACAGAAGGAAGACCTGTCCTTCAGTGACAAATAAGAAGCTAAGCCTTTTGACTTAGCAGCCCTGGATACAAAAGGGAAATCCTCATGCTAGGTCAGAGCTGAGGattctggagcagcagctggtgctCTTCTGCAAAATCCCAGTGCCCTGGAGCCAGCCCTACCCCTACCACTGTGATGGCTGAACAATGGGGAGAAGAAATGCTGCTTAACACCCCTGTGCCCCGAGCGCTGCTCCCAACGATGTCTGTGAACAGCAATATGGCAGGAGTTCCCTTGGAGGCTCAATGACAGCCAGTCCTTGTTAGACCCAGGCAAGGTTTGCCATCAACTGGTTGCCCGCTGCCGTGACCTGTGTCTAGTCTTGTGTCTTGTAGTTTATTGCTCAGCTCCTCACCTTGAGTTCTGTGTACTGACTCCACATAATCACAGTAGAAGGTTTGCCCATCTTTTAGCCATGATTTTGCCATGTTTTTCCAGCTCCAAAAAAACGAATGCTGGGAAACTGCATCTTCCAGTATGTCAGATAATCACACACCAGGAATTAGCTTTCACTTTGAAGTAAAGTTGACTGACCTATTCTCTGTCATCCCATGGAGAAACTTCCCCAGTCATTTTGTAccattatataaatatatatataaatataaatatataaatacaatatGTGAAGACATCTTATTGGTTTTtatttgaaacaatttttagGCTTGTTTTTGGGTATCTGTGCTGCCTGTAATGTATTGACCTGTTTTATAGGtgcctttttattaaaaagacaaatttcaaGACCTGACCCTGTGCCTTTTTCCACGTGATTTTCCACAGGACTGCAGTGGAGACAGCGAGTGCAAGAGGTGCTGGAAGGATTGTGTGGACATTAGGGGAGCCCCTTCTCTGCAGCACTCCCAGGCACATGTTCATTCATGCGTTCTCTTACTTGCACTCACCCGTGCATGCTCCACTGCCTGCCACGGCCCTGTGATCGCGGTGTGTGTGTAGCAGGATGCTCTGCTGGAACCCTAGCTCTGTCTCCTGGGAGATTTGGTTGCCCtgcaggaaatggagagcagTGTGCTGTTGTGAAGGTCTTTGTGTTCCCATCTTTGGGGTTGTCTTCATCAGGTACCAGGGCTTTCTCTGGTTTGCCTATTGGAACGCTGTTTCTGGAGCACAGTCCAGAACTGGACTGTGAGGTACAGAGGGTGTGCTGTGCATGGTGGTGACATTGCCTTCCCACACACCATATCCCTACTTTCTGCAGGAGCCACCTGGGAGCTCCCCTTGGCTCAGTCCCCCTTCCCGGTGGCTTGGGTGGGCAGAGTGCATCTGCCTCACTTGGTAGTCGTGGGATAGGGGCTGAGTAGAGCTCCATAGGGGAGGCTGAAGGTCGTCCCGagggctgcaggggtggcttTGGCAGTGTGAGTTCTTAACAGGGAAGCCCACTCTGGGGCAAGGTGTGACAGCCATTCAAACCTTGAGGAGACAGCAAGGCTTTTGTTGAGTGGGAAGCAGAGCTTCGTCTGCAGTGAAGGAAAAGTTCCTCTTGCTTTCTCCTTGTCACCATTCAGCGGGttggctgcaggcagctgtgggagGAACAATGGCAACTCTTTGGGGAAGGTCTGCCAGCTCTGAGCCAAGCCCTTTCCAGGCTGTCTGAGCTAAATGTAGGTGTAAGGGCAGCTTTCCAGTCAGGTTAGCAGCTGCTGTAAAactggggcaggaggtgctgcagtTAGTGGAAGGGGCTCCATAAAGCAGATAGATAATG
This window contains:
- the BCL9L gene encoding B-cell CLL/lymphoma 9-like protein isoform X1; the protein is MHPDNKLPSHGKAGSSSALAQHHNVSQAPTCNLGSKGVGAGSHGSKATQISPGNSGLKNSQNTVPNFSSLKGKVKRERSISVDSGEQREASTPSQDTESKGEVAPRSKRRCVLERKQPYSGDEWCSGPDSEEDDKPISSAHSCNVADPAMSAAPQLGPGSNPLPNLSESSASGVPHGAAPGLRSEAAGGGGGGTGKQPSQFVYVFTTHLANTAAEAVLQGRADSILAYHQQNVPRAKLDQAPPAPKALGVAEPLPINPPAANTPQSQPLVPQASQPQPQPPPPQPPAPPPQAISQTPLPAPSSLPQEGTSEDGRRDLTPNSLGNNSSNNQPGSNHPNTPTASASTMQPGQVDSSTTPSSSLLVEGPGMPGNGQAGLGPRNTMNSEGLSKEQLEHRERSLQTLRDIERLLLRSGEAEPFLKSSQNAGEGGTASQPQVAQPPAPPASMKKYEEPLQSMISQTQSLGGSGLEHEVPHHPGADMGQQMNMMMQRLNQDSLTPEQVAWRKLQEEYYEEKRRKEEQISIHGRPMQEIMIPQSMGSMMMRGPPPPYHSKPGEQWPPGMGSQLRGPIDVQDPLQLRGGPPFPGPRFPGNQMQRVSGFGGMQNMPLDALGPMNAMQRPVRPGMGWSDDMSPMGGPGNFPQGTLPYPPGQGDPERFMNPRAREEILRHQLMEKRPVAMQRSMGISSNSMSQGMEMERMMQAHRQMDPSMFAGQITGESLSSAPVGMDFAGTRGMLSPPMSQSGLRDMDTPMGPGNLNMNMNVNMNMNMNLNVQMTPQQQMMMSQKMRGPEMMTHQGMNPDELARVRAQNGNGSAILTGPQKMMIPSQFPNQGQQGFSTGQGSYPNLPQEMGSGSDMFSPEQGTMPVGSISGTTRLSHIPLPPASNPTPTPGGNLANMHPAPSRGLGRRPSDLTININQINSPSMGHLKSPTLSQVHSPLVTSPSANLKSPQTPSQMVSMPPSNQSGPLKSPQVMSSSLNVRSPTGSPSRLKSPSLAVSSPGWVPSPKATMPSPGVNQSKQSLNMNSSASIGALDQGSLPSGPRSSSSAPASNTSSTMNPNMPFTSSPDPSPSQNPLSLMMSQMSKYAMPSSTPLYHNAIKTIATSDDELLPDRPMLPPGSMSGVTGNQPNQLHLNSVGPGSSQSPMGMNLPGQQPLSHEPPPTSMMSSPNPLGSNIPMHPSGPGVGVPPQNPMMLPPGPQDSLSQQCGPVPNSSQMIPSNQLVFPRMQQPHNAMPSPAGGMPMAASAGGGPGMQQHYPPGMPMPPEDLPSQQPGQMPPQQHMMGKNIPPRIGDPYPPVLPGVASVLNDPELSEVIRPTPTGIPEFDLSRIIPSEKPSSTLQYFPKSDSQAPKSQPSNLHLMNLQNMMAEQPSVRPGMNAPSLPGQQGMQRGLSMPMCHPGQVPMLGRTGIPPQQGMMGNSMHQGMMSPQQSLMAQQNFMLMQAKQRSMSVSGEMYAQTGHMMSPQGSLMGPPPQQNLMVTHQMRQRSVSLDSQMSYIPGPGNMANLPF
- the BCL9L gene encoding B-cell CLL/lymphoma 9-like protein isoform X2 encodes the protein MHPDNKLPSHGKAGSSSALAQHHNVSQAPTCNLGSKGVGAGSHGSKATQISPGNSGLKNSQNTVPNFSSLKGKVKRERSISVDSGEQREASTPSQDTESKGEVAPRSKRRCVLERKQPYSGDEWCSGPDSEEDDKPISSAHSCNVADPAMSAAPQLGPGSNPLPNLSESSASGVPHGAAPGLRSEAAGGGGGGTGKQPSQFVYVFTTHLANTAAEAVLQGRADSILAYHQQNVPRAKLDQAPPAPKALGVAEPLPINPPAANTPQSQPLVPQASQPQPQPPPPQPPAPPPQAISQTPLPAPSSLPQEGTSEDGRRDLTPNSLGNNSSNNQPGSNHPNTPTASASTMQPGQVDSSTTPSSSLLVEGPGMPGNGQAGLGPRNTMNSEGLSKEQLEHRERSLQTLRDIERLLLRSGEAEPFLKSSQNAGEGGTASQPQVAQPPAPPASMKKYEEPLQSMISQTQSLGGSGLEHEVPHHPGADMGQQMNMMMQRLNQDSLTPEQVAWRKLQEEYYEEKRRKEEQISIHGRPMQEIMIPQSMGSMMMRGPPPPYHSKPGEQWPPGMGSQLRGPIDVQDPLQLRGGPPFPGPRFPGNQMQRVSGFGGMQNMPLDALGPMNAMQRPVRPGMGWSDDMSPMGGPGNFPQGTLPYPPGQGDPERFMNPRAREEILRHQLMEKRPVAMQRSMGISSNSMSQGMEMERMMQAHRQMDPSMFAGQITGESLSSAPVGMDFAGTRGMLSPPMSQSGLRDMDTPMGPGNLNMNMNVNMNMNMNLNVQMTPQQQMMMSQKMRGPEMMTHQGMNPDELARVRAQNGNGSAILTGPQKMMIPSQFPNQGQQGFSTGQGSYPNLPQEMGSGSDMFSPEQGTMPVGSISGTTRLSHIPLPPASNPTPTPGGNLANMHPAPSRGLGRRPSDLTININQINSPSMGHLKSPTLSQVHSPLVTSPSANLKSPQTPSQMVSMPPSNQSGPLKSPQVMSSSLNVRSPTGSPSRLKSPSLAVSSPGWVPSPKATMPSPGVNQSKQSLNMNSSASIGALDQGSLPSGPRSSSSAPASNTSSTMNPNMPFTSSPDPSPSQNPLSLMMSQMSKYAMPSSTPLYHNAIKTIATSDDELLPDRPMLPPGSVTGNQPNQLHLNSVGPGSSQSPMGMNLPGQQPLSHEPPPTSMMSSPNPLGSNIPMHPSGPGVGVPPQNPMMLPPGPQDSLSQQCGPVPNSSQMIPSNQLVFPRMQQPHNAMPSPAGGMPMAASAGGGPGMQQHYPPGMPMPPEDLPSQQPGQMPPQQHMMGKNIPPRIGDPYPPVLPGVASVLNDPELSEVIRPTPTGIPEFDLSRIIPSEKPSSTLQYFPKSDSQAPKSQPSNLHLMNLQNMMAEQPSVRPGMNAPSLPGQQGMQRGLSMPMCHPGQVPMLGRTGIPPQQGMMGNSMHQGMMSPQQSLMAQQNFMLMQAKQRSMSVSGEMYAQTGHMMSPQGSLMGPPPQQNLMVTHQMRQRSVSLDSQMSYIPGPGNMANLPF